A genome region from Gardnerella vaginalis includes the following:
- a CDS encoding dihydrodipicolinate synthase family protein, which translates to MAEKFHGVIPPVVTPLTADGEVDVVSFERSLNRMIEAGVDGLFTLGSSGEVAFSTDKRRREIIETVMRIVDGRVPVLVGCIDTETNRVIEHAKEAKELGAAAIVATAPFYALGGMAEVERHFRLIHEAVPDLPLFAYDIPVCVHTKLPGALLVKLGKDGVLAGVKDSSNDDVSFRFLVDDNNKAGHPLTLLTGQEVVVDGAYMAGADGSVPGLANVEATGYVRMWKAAQAGDWATVKKEQDWLAALMRIVTVPSGVAGFGAGVGAFKTAMALLGVFDTNQMPDPVCPLKGENVEAVARVLKEVGLTLAKTPEEVSASTK; encoded by the coding sequence ATGGCAGAAAAATTCCACGGCGTTATTCCACCAGTAGTTACGCCATTAACGGCAGACGGCGAAGTAGACGTTGTTAGCTTTGAGCGTTCGCTTAACCGAATGATTGAAGCAGGCGTAGACGGCTTGTTTACGCTTGGATCTTCTGGCGAAGTTGCGTTTAGCACAGATAAGCGCCGTCGCGAAATCATTGAAACCGTAATGCGCATTGTTGACGGCCGCGTGCCAGTGTTGGTTGGGTGCATCGATACGGAAACAAACCGCGTTATTGAGCATGCAAAGGAAGCTAAGGAGCTTGGAGCGGCTGCAATCGTTGCAACAGCGCCATTCTACGCACTCGGCGGCATGGCAGAAGTTGAGCGCCACTTCCGTCTTATTCACGAAGCTGTTCCAGATTTGCCACTGTTCGCTTACGATATTCCAGTTTGCGTACACACAAAGCTTCCAGGCGCTTTGCTTGTAAAGCTTGGTAAAGATGGCGTACTTGCAGGCGTTAAGGATTCTTCCAACGATGACGTTTCGTTCAGGTTCCTTGTAGACGACAACAATAAGGCTGGCCACCCATTGACTTTGCTTACGGGTCAAGAGGTTGTTGTTGACGGCGCATACATGGCTGGCGCAGACGGTTCTGTTCCAGGACTTGCAAACGTTGAGGCCACTGGATACGTGCGCATGTGGAAGGCTGCTCAGGCTGGCGATTGGGCAACGGTTAAGAAGGAGCAGGATTGGCTTGCTGCTTTGATGCGAATCGTTACTGTTCCTAGCGGAGTGGCAGGCTTCGGTGCTGGCGTTGGAGCATTTAAGACCGCAATGGCGTTGCTTGGTGTGTTTGACACAAATCAGATGCCAGATCCAGTCTGCCCACTTAAGGGAGAAAACGTTGAAGCCGTGGCTCGCGTTCTTAAGGAAGTTGGCTTGACTTTGGCAAAGACCCCAGAAGAAGTAAGCGCTTCTACTAAGTGA
- a CDS encoding sialidase family protein: protein MERRSTKTTSLIEDIADIEGSKHTRFSHATIKITPSSENASCLNRKDKNEGINQNEGIIGFKFVANADCDLLDIKPAQKSEASAQQEHTTPIIKISIKEDAPLLSAQNLLEDIADANGAKEIVLHMEDALNISNGREHDFAITYGSFGSRFYLDGYQCFASATNLGPQRVSAKAAEACAATKKSSQIYDFYYSSHLPNPGEIANSSTQAQPDIWFAGPTICARDIKRVSCKTSGTLHIQFRLRGPGQHGVLFAAGTKTKQEFSEKISVYAGQEGIKITLIDDETGVKSVIEAAASVDDGEWHDLIIRANRGATDICVDGYSESHNIGQFWFANITGLNAVSIGEDLRGVRLMGEARTGGIYFSALTEGQIQRISKVKPLVTTALFDTGYAESRSYRIPSLVKTRMGTLIAGADQRTSVSNDAPNHINFVIRRSTDGGKTWGPLQTVINMPGKNLGKLGASAIDSCPILDPAGKSERINVLIDLNPGGIGLTNCKTAVGVDECGRIKLEDRFGRHYAALMDGSAAVKLPCDSSEKECLTKWLVFPDGSIKNSDLSDDLNGDLNRNLNSTLSNNQTCDSSTWNIWKSQEIASESQPLFAEKTCYIAQIYSDDDGKTWSAPRLIDHMVKEPWMSFAGVCPGNGIVIRQSEKHYGRILVPFYCSAQSKSHYSSGALISDDDGKTWRRGKMINEGRLINGKIVDPITMQDDDATSSETVFVERKNGDILAFFRNQNRSGCVGKAISHDCGETWSELIFDTSLPEIFSQPSTTCFNSENADCIAFANASQMMPYRGRGVVRFSYDGGQTWAKNVCINPFHHVYQCLSSSNKRTLQLLWERETTGIYITAIDSNLWKQDNLQIGFKSNAKSLNNTDLDCIKNKINTSEKMKDLEEGSLTRTERSQHGRDI from the coding sequence ATGGAACGCCGTTCAACGAAGACGACGAGCCTTATTGAAGATATCGCGGATATCGAGGGTTCGAAGCATACGCGATTCAGCCATGCCACAATAAAAATTACACCATCTAGCGAAAACGCATCATGCCTCAATCGTAAAGATAAAAACGAAGGAATAAATCAAAACGAAGGAATAATAGGATTTAAATTTGTAGCAAATGCGGATTGTGATTTATTAGATATTAAGCCCGCGCAAAAGTCGGAAGCTTCTGCACAACAAGAGCACACAACTCCAATAATAAAAATAAGTATTAAAGAAGACGCTCCACTGCTTAGTGCACAAAATCTTTTAGAAGATATCGCAGACGCAAACGGCGCGAAAGAAATTGTGCTACACATGGAAGACGCCTTAAACATAAGCAACGGGCGCGAACACGATTTTGCAATAACGTACGGAAGTTTTGGAAGCCGATTCTATTTAGACGGATACCAATGCTTTGCAAGCGCGACTAATCTTGGGCCGCAAAGAGTGAGTGCAAAAGCGGCTGAGGCGTGTGCAGCAACGAAAAAATCTTCGCAAATCTATGATTTTTATTACTCAAGTCACTTGCCAAATCCAGGAGAAATTGCAAATTCGTCCACTCAGGCACAGCCAGACATATGGTTTGCAGGACCTACTATTTGTGCAAGAGACATAAAACGCGTATCTTGCAAAACGAGCGGAACTCTGCACATTCAATTCAGATTGCGCGGACCAGGTCAGCACGGAGTGCTTTTTGCTGCTGGAACAAAAACTAAACAAGAATTTAGCGAAAAAATAAGCGTGTATGCAGGGCAAGAAGGTATAAAAATCACGCTAATCGACGACGAAACAGGCGTAAAAAGCGTAATCGAAGCAGCCGCAAGCGTTGACGACGGCGAATGGCACGACTTGATTATTCGCGCAAATCGCGGAGCAACAGACATTTGCGTAGACGGTTACAGCGAGTCGCACAACATAGGACAATTCTGGTTTGCAAACATAACGGGATTAAACGCCGTAAGCATTGGCGAAGACTTGCGCGGAGTGCGATTAATGGGCGAAGCCAGAACGGGAGGAATTTACTTTAGCGCGCTCACCGAAGGACAAATCCAAAGAATATCGAAAGTAAAGCCACTTGTAACAACAGCATTATTTGACACGGGATATGCAGAATCTCGCAGCTACAGAATACCATCTCTTGTAAAAACGCGCATGGGAACGCTAATTGCAGGAGCCGATCAGCGAACAAGCGTTTCAAACGACGCCCCAAACCACATAAACTTTGTAATTCGCAGATCCACAGATGGCGGAAAAACGTGGGGTCCTTTGCAAACAGTAATCAACATGCCTGGCAAAAACCTTGGAAAACTGGGCGCGAGCGCAATCGACTCCTGCCCTATTTTAGATCCAGCGGGAAAAAGCGAAAGAATTAACGTATTAATAGATCTTAATCCTGGCGGAATTGGGTTAACAAATTGCAAAACCGCTGTAGGCGTGGACGAATGCGGAAGAATCAAGCTGGAAGATCGCTTTGGCAGACACTACGCAGCATTAATGGATGGGAGCGCGGCCGTAAAACTGCCATGCGATTCTAGCGAAAAAGAATGCTTAACAAAGTGGCTAGTTTTCCCAGACGGAAGTATAAAAAATAGCGATTTGAGTGATGATTTGAATGGTGATTTGAATCGTAACTTGAACAGCACTTTAAGCAATAATCAAACTTGCGACAGTTCCACGTGGAACATATGGAAATCGCAAGAAATTGCAAGCGAAAGTCAGCCATTATTCGCCGAAAAAACGTGTTATATAGCGCAAATCTACTCGGATGACGACGGCAAAACGTGGAGCGCGCCACGTCTAATCGATCACATGGTTAAAGAGCCATGGATGAGCTTCGCTGGAGTATGCCCAGGGAATGGAATTGTTATTAGACAAAGCGAAAAACATTACGGCAGAATACTCGTGCCATTCTATTGCAGCGCTCAAAGCAAATCACACTATTCTTCGGGAGCGCTTATTTCGGATGACGACGGCAAAACATGGCGCCGAGGCAAAATGATTAACGAAGGACGATTAATCAACGGAAAAATCGTAGATCCTATAACAATGCAAGACGACGATGCCACAAGCTCCGAAACTGTGTTTGTTGAACGCAAAAATGGCGATATTTTAGCTTTCTTCCGAAATCAAAATCGCTCGGGATGTGTAGGCAAAGCCATTAGTCATGATTGCGGAGAAACGTGGAGCGAGCTGATTTTTGACACAAGTTTGCCAGAAATATTCAGCCAGCCGAGCACAACCTGTTTTAACAGCGAAAATGCAGATTGCATAGCCTTTGCAAACGCGAGCCAAATGATGCCCTATCGCGGCCGCGGAGTTGTGCGATTCAGCTACGACGGTGGGCAAACGTGGGCAAAAAACGTGTGCATAAACCCATTCCATCACGTTTATCAATGCCTTAGCTCTAGCAATAAACGAACTTTGCAACTACTGTGGGAAAGAGAGACTACTGGAATCTATATAACAGCAATAGATTCCAATCTTTGGAAGCAGGATAATTTACAAATAGGTTTTAAAAGCAATGCAAAAAGTTTAAACAATACAGATTTAGA
- the nagB gene encoding glucosamine-6-phosphate deaminase, with product MAEVIIVKDQDEAGELYAESVVDLISRKPDAVLGLATGSSPLKAYEHLAKLVKDKNVDVSRVRGFALDEYIGLPLEHEQSYHSTIRRTVTDLIGLNPDLVHVPGDVLNGAPLSEGDKIAHAGADYDAAIAAAGGIDVQILGIGSDGHVGFNEPGSSLASGTRVKTLTEQTRVDNRRFFDGDINQVPTHCITQGIGTILRARHLVLLAFGENKADAVAATVEGGVSSLCPASALQMHPHATVIIDEAAASKLKLADYYRWVYANKPSWQGI from the coding sequence ATGGCTGAAGTTATTATTGTAAAAGATCAGGATGAGGCAGGCGAGCTATACGCCGAATCTGTTGTAGATTTGATTAGTCGCAAGCCAGACGCAGTACTAGGATTGGCAACAGGATCAAGCCCATTAAAAGCCTACGAGCATCTTGCAAAGCTTGTAAAAGACAAGAATGTTGACGTAAGTCGCGTGCGTGGATTTGCGCTTGACGAATATATTGGATTGCCATTAGAGCACGAACAGTCTTACCACAGCACAATCCGCAGAACTGTAACAGATTTAATAGGACTAAACCCAGATTTAGTTCATGTTCCAGGAGATGTTCTTAATGGAGCGCCATTAAGCGAAGGTGATAAGATTGCGCACGCTGGAGCAGACTACGACGCTGCTATTGCTGCCGCTGGTGGGATTGACGTGCAAATCTTGGGAATCGGCTCCGACGGTCACGTAGGATTCAACGAGCCAGGATCTTCTCTTGCATCTGGCACTCGCGTTAAAACACTAACCGAACAGACTCGCGTAGACAACCGCAGATTCTTTGACGGTGATATTAACCAAGTTCCAACTCACTGCATAACACAAGGAATTGGAACGATTTTGCGCGCACGTCATCTTGTGCTTCTTGCGTTTGGTGAAAATAAGGCAGATGCTGTAGCTGCAACAGTAGAAGGTGGAGTAAGCTCGCTATGCCCAGCTTCTGCGCTTCAAATGCATCCTCATGCAACAGTGATTATAGATGAGGCTGCTGCAAGCAAACTTAAGCTTGCTGACTACTATCGCTGGGTGTATGCAAATAAGCCATCTTGGCAGGGGATCTGA
- a CDS encoding dipeptide/oligopeptide/nickel ABC transporter permease/ATP-binding protein, giving the protein MLFGKNQVVDAASKPGIKFNRFKSMSLGSKISLIVIAILAFCAVFARFLAPCDPVKITQNYQPPTGAHWFGTDNLGRDVFSRVMYGARYSLVIGLSSVIFALVMGSIIGAIAAVSRTWISELIMRLIDIVMSIPGIALAAVCLAILGQSMIGIIISIGVLYVPQIARIVRANIISEYGKDYVRAVIVSGARAPWILLKHVTRNIAAPVMVFTTLSVADAIVFEASLSFINAGIPEPTPTWGNILSSAKAGVIFGYWWQALFPGLAIMITVLCLNILSEGITDAMVAAPTAPVAKTAADADAARKEDRILTDPVAAYKEQHDALVESLAKLREAELKRTDRLQPTSTEPPVIEVKDLCIQFPRYGSVNVVDHLSFSVRPGETMGLVGESGCGKSITSLAIMGLLDPKAKISGQILFNGKDLVKLSPKEHNALRGHEIAMVYQDALSSLNPSMLIKAQMKQLTSRGGTRSAEELLELVGLDPKRTLESYPHELSGGQRQRVLIAMALTRDPKLIIADEPTTALDVTVQKQVIDLLNELREKLGFAMVFVSHDLALVAKVAHSITVMYAGQVVEQGSTKEILTDPHHEYTRGLLGSVTSIEAGAPRLHQVPGTVPSPSDFPKGDRFAPRSSHPDQGLDVRPIMKRIPGTWHFYAAPPEPETDAPSAILTNSDKGDVR; this is encoded by the coding sequence ATGCTATTCGGAAAGAATCAGGTAGTAGATGCCGCATCTAAGCCAGGCATCAAATTTAACAGATTTAAAAGCATGAGCTTAGGGTCTAAAATATCGCTTATTGTGATTGCAATACTGGCATTCTGCGCAGTATTCGCGCGATTCCTAGCTCCATGCGACCCAGTAAAGATTACGCAAAACTATCAGCCTCCAACAGGAGCGCACTGGTTCGGTACAGATAACCTTGGTAGAGACGTGTTCTCGCGCGTTATGTACGGCGCACGCTACTCGCTCGTAATCGGTTTGTCGTCTGTTATCTTTGCTTTGGTAATGGGCTCAATAATCGGCGCAATCGCAGCTGTAAGCCGCACTTGGATATCTGAGCTTATAATGCGACTGATTGATATAGTAATGTCAATCCCAGGAATCGCATTAGCGGCTGTGTGCCTTGCAATTCTTGGACAATCCATGATTGGTATAATCATTTCCATCGGCGTGCTTTACGTTCCACAAATCGCAAGAATTGTGCGCGCAAACATTATAAGCGAATATGGAAAAGATTATGTGCGTGCAGTAATTGTTTCTGGCGCTCGCGCACCTTGGATTTTGCTCAAGCATGTAACTCGTAATATTGCAGCTCCAGTTATGGTGTTCACAACCCTTTCTGTGGCAGACGCAATCGTGTTCGAAGCTTCTCTTAGCTTCATCAACGCTGGTATTCCAGAGCCAACGCCAACATGGGGCAACATTTTGTCTTCTGCTAAGGCAGGCGTTATCTTCGGATACTGGTGGCAGGCATTGTTCCCAGGCTTAGCAATCATGATTACCGTTTTGTGCCTCAACATTCTTTCTGAGGGCATTACGGATGCAATGGTTGCAGCTCCAACCGCTCCAGTAGCTAAGACTGCTGCAGATGCGGATGCAGCTCGCAAGGAAGATAGGATTCTCACCGATCCAGTGGCAGCTTACAAGGAGCAGCACGACGCTTTGGTTGAGTCTTTGGCAAAGCTTCGCGAGGCCGAGTTAAAGCGTACGGATCGCTTGCAGCCAACGTCTACTGAGCCTCCAGTTATTGAAGTTAAAGACTTGTGCATTCAGTTCCCACGCTACGGCAGTGTAAACGTTGTGGATCACTTGAGCTTCTCTGTTCGCCCAGGCGAAACAATGGGCTTGGTTGGTGAATCTGGTTGCGGTAAGTCAATCACTTCGCTTGCGATTATGGGCTTGCTTGATCCAAAAGCTAAGATTAGTGGACAAATCCTCTTTAATGGCAAGGATCTTGTAAAGCTTAGCCCAAAGGAGCACAATGCTTTGCGCGGACACGAAATCGCAATGGTTTACCAAGACGCGTTGTCTTCCTTAAACCCATCAATGCTTATTAAAGCGCAAATGAAGCAGCTAACTTCTAGAGGTGGCACTCGCAGCGCCGAAGAGTTGCTGGAGCTTGTAGGCTTGGATCCAAAGCGCACGCTTGAATCCTACCCACACGAGCTTTCTGGTGGCCAGCGTCAGCGTGTGTTGATCGCAATGGCACTTACGCGAGATCCAAAGTTGATAATCGCAGATGAGCCAACAACCGCTTTGGACGTTACTGTTCAAAAGCAGGTAATTGACCTTCTTAACGAATTGCGCGAAAAGCTTGGATTCGCAATGGTGTTTGTAAGCCACGATTTGGCTCTTGTAGCAAAGGTTGCGCACTCGATTACCGTAATGTACGCAGGTCAGGTTGTTGAGCAAGGCTCCACCAAGGAAATCCTCACCGATCCGCATCACGAGTACACGCGCGGCTTGCTTGGCTCCGTAACCTCCATTGAGGCTGGCGCTCCAAGATTGCATCAGGTTCCAGGAACTGTTCCAAGCCCATCCGACTTCCCTAAGGGAGATCGATTCGCACCGCGTTCTTCTCATCCAGATCAAGGACTTGATGTGCGCCCAATAATGAAGCGTATTCCAGGAACATGGCACTTCTACGCTGCGCCTCCAGAGCCTGAAACGGATGCACCTTCCGCAATTTTGACCAACTCCGATAAAGGAGATGTGCGATGA
- a CDS encoding ABC transporter ATP-binding protein has translation MNMNVNDANKNQSENGDVPIIELRDAEVVFTTRAGSGLFHKNKITAVNKVNLKLMPGKTIGIVGESGCGKSTTANIMCGLQQVTSGKVLFKGQDVTHRTAKERMDIGRVVSVVFQDPAMALNARMSVIDQLIDPLVVHKIGSKAERDARAKELIRMVGLPHSVLGALPGQLSGGQRQRVAIARALSLNPDVIIADEPTSALDVSVRAQILNLLSDLKKKLNLSMVFISHDIQTIRYISDEVVVMNHGTIVERGETHQVINNPQDEYTKILMGAAPSLLHPTEEECK, from the coding sequence ATGAACATGAATGTTAATGACGCAAACAAAAATCAAAGCGAAAATGGCGATGTTCCAATCATCGAGTTGCGCGACGCCGAAGTGGTGTTCACTACTCGAGCAGGATCTGGCTTATTCCATAAGAACAAGATTACAGCCGTAAACAAGGTAAATCTTAAGCTTATGCCAGGCAAGACGATTGGTATTGTTGGCGAATCTGGTTGCGGAAAGTCTACTACTGCAAACATTATGTGCGGCCTTCAGCAAGTTACAAGCGGCAAGGTTTTGTTCAAAGGTCAAGACGTTACGCATAGAACTGCAAAAGAGCGTATGGATATTGGACGCGTGGTTTCCGTTGTGTTCCAGGATCCAGCAATGGCTTTGAATGCGCGCATGAGTGTGATTGACCAGTTGATTGATCCGCTTGTTGTGCACAAGATTGGAAGCAAAGCTGAGCGCGATGCTAGAGCCAAGGAGTTAATCCGAATGGTTGGTTTGCCTCATTCTGTTCTTGGCGCTTTGCCAGGTCAGCTTTCTGGCGGTCAGCGTCAGCGCGTGGCAATCGCTCGTGCACTTTCGCTTAACCCAGATGTAATAATCGCAGATGAGCCAACTTCCGCTTTGGATGTTTCTGTGCGTGCTCAGATTTTGAATCTTCTTTCCGACTTAAAGAAGAAGCTGAATCTTTCAATGGTGTTTATTAGCCACGATATTCAAACAATCCGATACATATCCGACGAAGTTGTTGTTATGAATCACGGAACGATTGTTGAACGCGGCGAAACTCACCAAGTGATTAACAATCCGCAAGATGAGTACACAAAGATTTTGATGGGCGCGGCGCCTTCGCTTTTGCATCCAACGGAAGAAGAGTGCAAGTAG
- the nagA gene encoding N-acetylglucosamine-6-phosphate deacetylase produces MSKDVYLDAVKKIDDSLKSNEGRNFVVRNVSVVDARGIVPNSWILVSDGVILETGILDEDLALAIRTRGLSASDLSVVDGRGCFATPGYIDLHAHGAWEHSFDDGAEGIAIARAYHMLHGTTRQVLSLITNPLDVMQQNLRTVKRVMQTRPDVLGSHLEGPFLALSRKGAHDPNCLVDPTPERVEALLEAADGTLRQITLAPEREHGMEAIKRFVEAGVIPAVGHCDADYRTARAAFNAGSTLMTHMFNAMNGIHHRKPGPIPAALEDSRVTIELINDGFHVENPVLRMAFDAAPNRIAFVTDAMAATGCADGNYKLGALDVTVTDGHARLVSNGAIAGSTLILEVAVKRAVKELGIGLPAAIAAATLIPARALGVDKPNAITSAPLGLVEKGYAADLLLLNPGTLAVEHVWCDGHKIS; encoded by the coding sequence ATGTCAAAAGATGTGTATTTAGATGCCGTAAAGAAGATTGATGATTCACTAAAATCAAACGAGGGGCGCAATTTTGTAGTGCGCAACGTAAGTGTTGTGGATGCTCGAGGAATTGTACCTAATTCGTGGATTTTGGTTAGTGACGGCGTAATTCTAGAGACTGGCATTTTAGATGAAGACCTTGCTTTAGCTATTAGAACTCGCGGCTTAAGCGCATCTGATTTAAGTGTTGTGGATGGGCGTGGCTGTTTTGCTACGCCAGGGTATATTGATCTGCACGCTCACGGAGCCTGGGAGCATTCGTTTGACGATGGTGCCGAAGGTATTGCTATAGCGCGCGCGTATCACATGCTTCACGGAACAACTAGACAAGTTCTTAGCTTGATTACAAACCCTCTTGACGTAATGCAGCAGAATTTGCGTACTGTTAAGCGTGTTATGCAAACGCGCCCAGATGTGCTTGGGTCGCATTTAGAGGGTCCGTTCTTGGCATTGTCTCGAAAAGGCGCTCACGACCCTAATTGCTTAGTGGATCCTACTCCTGAGCGCGTTGAAGCATTGCTCGAGGCAGCAGATGGCACTTTGCGCCAGATTACTTTGGCTCCTGAGCGAGAACACGGCATGGAGGCGATTAAGCGTTTTGTAGAAGCTGGCGTGATTCCGGCAGTGGGGCATTGCGATGCGGATTATCGAACAGCTCGCGCAGCTTTTAACGCTGGCTCTACGCTTATGACTCACATGTTTAACGCTATGAACGGCATTCATCACCGTAAGCCAGGTCCAATTCCTGCTGCTTTGGAGGATTCACGCGTAACTATTGAGCTTATTAACGATGGTTTCCACGTTGAAAACCCAGTTTTGCGAATGGCTTTTGATGCTGCTCCTAATCGCATTGCGTTTGTGACGGATGCTATGGCTGCAACAGGATGCGCAGATGGAAATTACAAGCTTGGTGCTCTAGACGTTACGGTTACAGACGGTCACGCAAGGCTTGTTTCTAATGGAGCTATTGCAGGATCTACCCTGATCTTGGAAGTGGCAGTTAAGCGCGCTGTTAAAGAACTTGGCATTGGTTTGCCAGCAGCGATTGCGGCTGCAACTCTTATTCCTGCACGTGCGCTTGGAGTGGATAAGCCGAATGCTATAACTAGCGCTCCTTTGGGCTTGGTTGAAAAAGGATACGCTGCCGATTTGCTTTTGCTAAATCCAGGGACTTTGGCAGTTGAGCACGTTTGGTGTGACGGCCATAAAATTTCGTAA
- a CDS encoding ABC transporter permease, with translation MAFGVTFLVFFLMSFSKYDPAVAALGENSSPAALAAFRHEMGYDRPWWEQFGSYIVGLFQGNMGVYGVNKDSVAQRVADAFPITLQLTFIGLLIAIIFAVIFGVFAALYRDTWVDQTVRVLSIIAIATPSFWLGVLLIYVLQIKLAWLPGSGDFVPFFEDPEAYIARMAMPCFALGLPVAGQLTRIIRTSMVEELDKDYVRTAIGAGIPKSVVVARNVFRNALITPITTLGMKIGYLMGGAIVIEVIFALPGMGTAMFDGINGNQPMLVQGVVLVVAIAFIFINIIVDLLYVLINPRIRTV, from the coding sequence ATGGCATTCGGTGTTACGTTCCTCGTATTCTTCCTTATGTCATTTTCAAAATATGATCCAGCAGTTGCAGCATTAGGTGAAAACTCATCGCCAGCAGCACTTGCCGCATTCCGCCATGAAATGGGTTACGATCGTCCGTGGTGGGAGCAGTTTGGGTCTTACATAGTTGGACTGTTCCAAGGAAACATGGGTGTTTACGGTGTAAACAAGGATTCTGTAGCTCAGAGAGTGGCAGATGCCTTCCCAATCACCTTGCAGCTAACCTTCATTGGTTTGTTGATAGCAATAATCTTTGCAGTAATCTTCGGCGTTTTTGCAGCTCTTTACCGCGACACTTGGGTTGACCAAACAGTCCGCGTGCTTTCGATTATTGCAATCGCAACTCCATCCTTCTGGCTCGGTGTGCTTTTGATTTACGTCTTGCAAATCAAGCTTGCATGGCTCCCAGGATCTGGCGATTTTGTGCCGTTCTTTGAGGATCCAGAAGCTTACATCGCTAGAATGGCGATGCCTTGCTTCGCATTAGGTCTTCCAGTAGCAGGTCAGCTTACGCGAATCATACGAACCTCGATGGTAGAAGAATTGGATAAGGATTATGTGCGAACCGCAATTGGCGCAGGTATTCCAAAGAGTGTGGTGGTTGCTAGAAACGTGTTCCGCAACGCTCTGATTACACCAATCACGACTCTTGGTATGAAGATCGGTTACCTCATGGGTGGTGCAATCGTTATCGAAGTTATTTTTGCACTCCCAGGAATGGGCACTGCAATGTTCGACGGCATTAATGGCAACCAACCAATGCTTGTTCAAGGTGTTGTTTTGGTTGTTGCAATTGCATTCATCTTCATAAACATTATTGTTGATTTGCTTTACGTGTTAATCAACCCAAGAATTAGGACGGTGTGA